From one Mytilus edulis chromosome 1, xbMytEdul2.2, whole genome shotgun sequence genomic stretch:
- the LOC139490795 gene encoding uncharacterized protein — MTSKLKSIRAGHRSEVSRILRRFEERSETEEKPEEDELETILDTLKEKQDILKDLDKKILDSVQEEDIEQEILDTDEDRVEVTKRAPWYGGFWERLIGLTKNCIKKVLGRSYVSLDVLNTTVIEVEAILNDRPLTYISTDPIDEDPLTPSHLLYGRQIVSLPYPSNQHVDENLVQDFTHSSSNKLYTVQCQIIKHFWCRWKKEYLTALREFHRINGNNEQDIKVGDIVQIYDETPRINWQLAIIKELVFGQDGLIRSVMLRTKNGITSRPIKKLYPLEISTNEVNICDTKEQDNDSNTRKDRKAKRVAVERIRTWTTGRT, encoded by the exons ATGACTTCAAAGCTGAAATCTATACGAGCGGGACACAGAAGCGAAGTTTCTAGGATTTTAAGAAGATTTGAGGAGAGAAGTGAAACAGAAGAAAAACCGGAAGAGGACGAGTTGGAAACAATTTTGGATACATTAAAGGAAAAGCAAGATATTCTGAAGGATTTGGATAAGAAAATTTTAGATAGTGTACAAGAGGAGGATATAGAGCAAGAGATACTTGACACAGATGA GGACAGAGTGGAAGTTACGAAGCGAGCGCCTTGGTATGGCGGTTTCTGGGAAAGACTCATTGGACTAACAAAAAATTGTATCAAGAAAGTTTTAGGACGATCTTATGTGAGTTTAGATGTACTTAATACTACAGTAATCGAAGTAGAGGCAATTCTAAATGACCGCCCGTTGACATACATATCTACAGATCCGATAGACGAGGACCCACTGACTCCATCTCATTTATTATATGGAAGGCAAATCGTATCATTACCGTATCCTAGCAACCAACACGTCGATGAGAACCTTGTACAAGACTTTACGCATTCTTCCTCCAACAAACTGTATACAGTGCAATGCCAGATAATTAAGCATTTCTGGTGTAGATGGAAGAAGGAATATTTAACCGCTTTACGTGAATTTCATCGCATCAACGGTAATAATGAACAGGATATCAAAGTTGGTGACATTGTTCAAATATACGATGAAACTCCGAGGATTAATTGGCAACTAGCTATTATAAAAGAACTTGTTTTTGGACAAGATGGACTCATACGGTCAGTTATGTTGAGGACAAAAAACGGAATAACATCAAGGCCAATAAAGAAACTTTACCCTTTGGAAATAAGTACGAATGAAGTCAATATATGTGACACAAAGGAACAGGACAATGATTCGAACACACGGAAAGATCGCAAGGCAAAACGTGTAGCAGTAGAACGAATCAGGACTTGGACTACAGGGAGAACTTGA
- the LOC139495153 gene encoding plexin domain-containing protein 2-like yields MEYLLFYIYYVIALSGVLSIKQEHGQVVYKEHDIVKRQSAPPDNETTITDNHDYYTSRIISDPDGAYWNELEGHTKHTLSNDHHLRYSFVTVSFQFPFYGHLMNRFAITTQGFLYMSNFTHPDLDWTFTHYIAPLMGNFDTIGNDSHILYKDDEHSFVVEWRNVKLNDQSEKGAYTYQATLFENGTILLAYKSVPDTNISGQEWPVKVGISDAYYYDRVYFFGGYIRYIVKYHDIKLNVTDLSDNTAVVLYPLPTCNQARTCEDCTSLNIGFNCSWCHAVSRCSDGIDRHMQAWENNGCVNNGFDTLDKCMIPPTTTRMLQTTTAAPRKQPQSDAVRSSESSDSAVVAIPIAIFVVIMLVLLGVWIYYARTHPNTRSGIWLIENSPRRIKEKISEISFFKNSSKEDSVCIKSKYEAHENTSNA; encoded by the exons ATGGAGTaccttttgttttatatatattatgttatagCAT TATCGGGTGTTTTGTCAATAAAACAGGAACATGGACAGGTTGTATACAAGGAGCATGACATTGTCAAAAGACAAAGTGCACCTCCAGACAACGAAACAAcg aTAACAGACAACCATGATTACTACACATCTAGAATTATATCTGATCCAGATGGAGCCTACTGGAATGAGTTGGAAGGGCACACGAAACATACTCTATCCAATGACCATCATCTTCGATATTCg TTTGTTACAGTGTCATTTCAATTTCCCTTTTATGGGCACCTGATGAATAGATTTGCAATCACAACACAAG GATTTCTTTATATGAGTAATTTTACCCACCCTGATTTAGACTGGACTTTTACCCATTATATTGCACCGTTAATGGGTAACTTTGATACTATTGGAAATGACTCGCACATTCTGTACAAAGACGATG AACACAGTTTTGTTGTAGAATGGAGAAATGTTAAACTAAATGACCAATCTGAAA AAGGGGCCTACACCTACCAGGCCACACTTTTTGAAAATGGTACAATATTATTAGCTTATAAGTCA GTTCCAGACACCAATATTTCTGGTCAGGAGTGGCCGGTTAAAGTTGGTATATCAGACGCTTACTACTACGATCGCGTATATTTTT tTGGAGGATACATCAGATATATAGTTAAATACCATGATATAAAACTAAATGTGACAGACCTTAGTGATAACACTGCTGTTGTTTTGTATCCTTTACCGA CTTGTAATCAAGCCAGAACATGTGAAGATTGTACATCATTGAATATTGGGTTTAATTGTTCTTGGTGCCATGCAGTATCAAGGTGTTCTGATGGAATAGACAGGCATATGCAGGCATGGGAAAATAATGGCTGTGTGAATAAT GGCTTTGATACATTGGATAAATGTATGATTCCGCCAACAACTACGAGAATGCTACAGACAACAACAGCAGCACCACGG AAACAACCCCAAAGTGATGCAGTTCGTTCCAGTGAAA GTTCCGATTCTGCAGTAGTAGCTATACCAATCGCAATATTCGTGGTGATTATGCTTGTCTTACTTGGTGTTTGGATATACTATGCACGTACACATCCTAATACCAGATCTGGTATATGGTTGATTGAG aattcTCCACGGaggataaaagaaaaaatatctgaGATATCTTTTTTCAAGAACTCATCCAAAGAAGATAGCGTGTGCATAAAATCTAAGTATGAGGCTCACGAAAATACTAGCAATGCTTAA